One genomic region from Chelmon rostratus isolate fCheRos1 chromosome 11, fCheRos1.pri, whole genome shotgun sequence encodes:
- the msh6 gene encoding DNA mismatch repair protein Msh6, translating into MAKQSSLFKFFTKSPPPVSKPKPSPSPAEADLPSSVEKSNSSPKEQAKQAPQQHTTKTGNVKPKSNSKPAKGGFNKLFGDKAPTTKQSSSTCTFSAGALVWAKLEGHPWWPCMVVPQPLSGQQMRGRGRAQRIHVHFFDEPPTRGWVSTKYIRAYQGADSCDAKMGGVFFSGKPVIRRAMELADAVMFDSPEKRLKMPLCMDPSDEEEDDDDDEEMELDKSTVSDEEVSGEDDQKNEAKSPKVGRRSSRASTEKGNKAKRRRIIVASDSDGSDEEFKPEQAASSSEDEEEEGTVSSEEEGEESTHESEAESPIKPVKRKRPAEKPASTKAKIPTVPSNAPKRAPAAVATDTKSRLSAFSAPDNFESQTNGSGTGGGTTVWDHEKLEWLQDGRRKDSGRRRQTEDDYDPTTLYVPEDFLNRNTPGMRRWWQLKSNMFDTVIFYKVGKFYELYHMDAVIGVNELGLTFMKGTWAHSGFPEIGFGRFSDVLVQKGYKVARVEQTETPEMMETRCKTMAKPTKFDRVVRREVCRIITRGTQTYSVLDGAPSESQSKFLLSVKEKAEDESSGCCRTYGVSFVDTSVGYFHVGQFPDDRHCSRLRTLIAHFAPAEVLFEKGNLSVETRKILKSSLSSALQEGLNAGTQFWDAQKTLKTLSEEDYFSETAGKDQGTGNSFLPALLKKMTSESDSLCLTPKEGYELALSALGGCIFYLKKCLVDQELLSMANFEEYVPVDVEMEKAAGPASFFAQTRQRMVLDGVTLANLEIFQNGSGGTEGTLLERLDTCSSPFGKRLLKQWLCAPLCNPTSIKDRLDAVEDLMGAQAQATEVSDLLKKLPDLERLLSKIHSIGTPLKGQDHPDSRAVLYEEVTYSKRKIADFLSALEGFKTMQEIISVLAPVSGECRSALLRQVVGLRNEKDGLFPDFSAELRRWETAFDHQKARTTGVISPKAGFDPEYDQALTGIKNCERELQDYLDRQKKRLGCKSMAYWGTGRNRYQMEVPDSVSERNIPEEYEVKSTKKGWKRYVTKESERLFSELQGFEEKRDAALKDCMRRLFYNFDKNYRDWKTGVECMAVLDVLLALSRYSQGGDGPMTRPEVVLPEGDDQVAPFLDLTGSRHPCVTKTFFGDDFIPNDIYIGCPGGGEDEGEGDASCVLVTGPNMGGKSTLMRQCGLVIILAQLGCYVPAERLRFTPVDRVFTRLGASDRIMAGESTFFVELSETASILHHATKHSLVLLDELGRGTATYDGTAIASAVVKELAEKICCRTLFSTHYHSLVEDYANNHAVRLGHMACMVENECEDPSQETITFLYKFISGACPKSYGFNAARLASLPEEVIQSGHRKAREFEKSTISLRVFKKLCQFAEDATLGSTHFASLVQMLNTL; encoded by the exons ATGGCGAAGCAAAGCTCTCTCTTCAAATTTTTCACCAAGTCTCCGCCGCCGGTCTCCAAGCCGAAACCGAGTCCCTCTCCGGCCGAGGCAGACCTGCCTTCCTCCGTGGAGAAGTCCAACTCCTCTCCGAAAGAGCAGGCTAAACAGGCACCGCAACAGCACACAACCAAGACCGGCAACGTTAAACCGAAAAGTAACTCCAAGCCCGCGAAAGGGGGCTTCAACAAACTATTTGGCGACAAGgcaccaacaacaaaacaaag cagctccacatGCACATTTAGTGCTGGTGCCCTCGTGTGGGCAAAACTGGAGGGACACCCCTGGTGGCCATGCATGGTAGTACCCCAACCTCTGAGTGGCCAGCAGATGAGGGGCCGTGGTCGGGCCCAGCGCATCCATGTCCATTTCTTTGATGAACCCCCGACTAGAGGATGGGTCAGCACCAAATATATCCGAGCGTATCAAG GTGCTGACAGCTGTGATGCTAAAATGGGAGGTGTGTTCTTCAGCGGCAAACCTGTAATCCGTCGTGCAATGGAGCTCGCCGATGCTGTCATGTTTGACAGCCCTGAAAAAAGATTAAAGATGCCTCTTTGTATGGATCCCtctgatgaggaagaggatgatgatgatgatgaagaaatgGAG cttgaCAAATCAACAGTGAGTGATGAAGAGGTCAGTGGTGAGGATGATcagaaaaatgaagcaaagtcTCCCAAGGTTGGTCGACGATCATCCCGTGCTTCaacagaaaagggaaataaagCCAAGCGTCGTCGCATAATTGTAGCATCAGACAGTGATGGATCAGATGAGGAATTCAAACCAGAACAAGCTGCATCcagcagtgaggatgaggaggaagaagggacGGTGAGCAgcgaagaggagggagaggagagcacACATGAGTCAGAGGCCGAAAGCCCCATCAAGCCTGTAAAGCGCAAACGTCCTGCAGAGAAGCCTGCTTCTACAAAAGCCAAGATACCGACTGTCCCGTCCAATGCGCCAAAacgagctccagcagctgttgCAACCGACACAAAGTCTCGTTTATCAGCCTTCTCTGCCCCTGACAACTTTGAGAGCCAGACAAATGGATCAGGCACAGGTGGAGGCACCACAGTTTGGGACCATGAGAAGCTTGAGTGGTTGCAGGATGGCAGGAGGAAAGACAGCGGAAGGCGGCGTCAGACAGAGGATGACTACGATCCCACTACCCTGTATGTGCCAGAAGACTTTCTAAACAGAAACACTCCTGGCATGCGGCGGTGGTGGCAGCTCAAATCTAACATGTTTGATACAGTCATTTTCTACAAAGTGGGGAAGTTTTATGAGCTCTACCACATGGATGCTGTGATCGGGGTCAACGAGCTGGGATTAACTTTCATGAAGGGGACCTGGGCACACTCAGGTTTTCCAGAGATTGGCTTTGGACGTTTCTCAGATGTACTGGTCCAGAAAGGCTACAAGGTGGCTCGTGtggagcagacagagacaccAGAGATGATGGAAACACGCTGTAAAACCATGGCGAAGCCCACCAAGTTTGACCGCGTGGTGAGAAGAGAGGTGTGTCGGATTATCACACGTGGTACCCAGACCTACAGCGTGTTGGACGGTGCTCCTTCTGAGAGTCAGAGCAAGTTTCTGCTCAGTGTAAAGGAAAAAGCTGAAGACGAAAGCTCTGGTTGTTGCCGCACGTACGGAGTCTCCTTTGTAGATACCTCTGTGGGTTATTTCCATGTAGGTCAGTTCCCAGACGATCGTCACTGCTCACGTCTGCGCACCCTGATAGCACACTTTGCCCCAGCTGAAGTGCTCTTTGAAAAGGGGAACCTATCTGTTGAAACACGCAAAATACTTaagtcctctctgtcctctgctctgcaggaagGACTTAATGCCGGCACCCAGTTCTGGGACGCTCAAAAGACTCTAAAAACTCTTTCAGAGGAAGATTACTTCAGCGAGACTGCTGGCAAAGATCAGGGGACAGGGAACAgttttcttcctgctcttctAAAAAAGATGACCTCTGAGAGTGATTCACTATGTCTTACTCCTAAAGAGGGCTATGAGCTGGCACTGTCAGCACTGGGCGGATGCATTTTCTACCTGAAGAAATGCCTGGTAGACCAAGAGCTGCTCTCCATGGCCAACTTTGAAGAATACGTCCCTGTTGATGTGGAGATGGAGAAAGCTGCTGGACCTGCCAGTTTTTTTGCCCAGACTCGCCAGCGGATGGTCCTTGATGGAGTGACTCTGGCAAACTTGGAAATCTTTCAGAATGGGTCAGGAGGAACAGAAGGCACACTGCTGGAGCGTTTGGACACCTGCAGTTCTCCATTTGGCAAGAGGCTGCTGAAGCAGTGgctctgtgctcctctttgtAACCCCACATCCATCAAGGACCGACTGGATGCAGTGGAAGACCTGATGGGAGCTCAAGCCCAGGCTACAGAGGTTTCAGACCTGCTGAAGAAGCTGCCAGATTTGGAGCGTCTCCTGAGTAAAATCCACAGCATTGGCACTCCTTTGAAGGGCCAGGATCACCCTGACAGCAGAGCAGTTCTCTATGAGGAGGTCACCTACAGCAAGCGAAAGATAGCAGACTTCCTCTCAGCACTGGAAGGCTTCAAAACTATGCAGGAGATCATATCTGTCCTCGCTCCAGTTTCAGGCGAATGTCGATCCGCATTACTCCGTCAGGTTGTGGGCCTGAGAAATGAAAAGGACGGTCTCTTTCCCGACTTCTCTGCTGAACTCAGGCGCTGGGAGACGGCCTTCGACCACCAGAAAGCCCGCACTACTGGTGTCATATCCCCTAAAGCTGGCTTTGACCCAGAGTACGACCAGGCTCTGACTGGAATCAAGAACTGTGAACGAGAGCTGCAGGATTACctggacagacagaagaagagacttGGCTGTAAAAGCATGGCCTACTGGGGAACTGGGCGAAACCGCTACCAGATGGAGGTGCCTGATAGTGTCTCAGAGAGGAATATTCCTGAGGAGTATGAGGTGAAGTCTACAAAGAAAGGCTGGAAGCGTTATGTGACAAAGGAGAGCGAACGGCTGTTCTCAGAGCTGCAGGGATttgaggagaagagagatgCTGCCCTGAAAGACTGCATGAGGAGGCTCTTCTACAACTTTGACAAGAACTACAGAGACTGGAAGACTGGTGTGGAGTGCATGGCAGTGCTGG aTGTGCTGCTGGCCTTGTCACGCTACAGTCAGGGTGGAGACGGACCGATGACCAGGCCAGAGGTGGTGCTTCCTGAGGGCGATGACCAGGTAGCGCCCTTCCTCGACCTCACTGGATCACGTCACCCTTGTGTCACCAAGACCTTTTTTGGCGATGACTTCATCCCCAATGACATCTACATCGGCTGCCCTGGTGGCGGCGAAGATGAGGGAGAAGGTGACGCCTCTTGTGTCCTCGTCACAGGGCCAAACATGGGTGGAAAGTCTACTCTCATGAGACAG TGTGGACTCGTGATCATTCTAGCTCAGCTGGGTTGCTACGTTCCTGCTGAGAGGCTGCGCTTCACACCAGTTGACAGGGTCTTCACCCGGCTGGGGGCCTCGGATCGTATTATGGCTG GAGAGAGTACCTTCTTTGTGGAGCTCAGTGAAACTGCCAGCATCCTGCACCATGCCACCAAACACTCTCTTGTGCTCCTGGATGAATTAG GAAGGGGCACAGCCACATATGATGGTACAGCGATTGCCAGTGCTGTTGTGAAGGAGCTTGCTGAGAAGATCTGCTGTCGTACACTCTTCTCTACACATTACCACTCCCTGGTGGAGGACTACGCCAACAACCATGCTGTGCGGTTGGGCCACATG GCTTGCATGGTGGAGAATGAATGCGAGGATCCGAGTCAAGAGACCATCACATTCCTCTACAAGTTCATCAGCGGTGCCTGTCCAAAGAGCTACGGCTTCAACGCTGCCCGACTCGCCAGCCTGCCAGAGGAGGTCATCCAATCAGGACACAGGAAGGCCAGGGAGTTTGAGAAGAGCACCATCAGCCTCAGAGTCTTCAA GAAGCTCTGCCAGTTTGCTGAAGATGCTACACTGGGCAGCACACACTTTGCCTCACTTGTTCAGATGCTCAACACCCTGTAG